The Streptomyces sp. NL15-2K genome contains a region encoding:
- a CDS encoding alpha-2,8-polysialyltransferase family protein translates to MPRTTQIFCASTLYGAATLAAAIDSDLFTEPDRRILLVFNNSTTPETTTPLDEMPGFEPLRSHFDDVVSWNEAIRPFHPGAWTPRADDIPLFERYLRLLWNLGDDRVELALESIQVTPALTVAQLFTGAPVDVYADGLMSYGPTRNKIDPLVGTRVRRLLHLDLVPGLTPMLLTEFDVPPHVVPTTAFLKVMGELTATVPELPILPDNAALLLGQYLSALNILSPQEEEDLHVRMMRGAVARGHRAVVFKPHPTAPARYSRILETEAEKLGVDLTVLDTPVLAELLFERARPGLVVGCFSTALFTASSFYDLPVARIGTEPLLDRLAPYQNSNRVPAVLADAVLPDLEERAGEQAIPADELNSLVTAVGFSMQPQIYPSLRPVAERYLAKHFVPRTRRYFKRKRLTSLGLPGGIPQRLAFLPRNSTARRVVRRARAIRKAVHR, encoded by the coding sequence ATGCCCCGTACGACTCAGATCTTCTGCGCCTCGACGCTGTACGGCGCCGCCACCCTGGCCGCCGCGATCGACTCCGACCTGTTCACGGAGCCGGACCGACGGATACTCCTGGTCTTCAACAACTCCACGACCCCGGAGACCACCACGCCGCTCGACGAGATGCCGGGCTTCGAGCCGCTGCGCAGCCACTTCGACGACGTCGTCTCCTGGAACGAGGCCATCCGCCCCTTCCACCCCGGCGCCTGGACACCGCGCGCCGACGACATCCCGCTCTTCGAGCGCTACCTGCGCCTGCTGTGGAACCTCGGCGACGACCGCGTCGAACTCGCCCTGGAGTCCATCCAGGTCACCCCCGCCCTCACCGTCGCCCAGCTGTTCACCGGCGCCCCCGTCGACGTCTACGCCGACGGCCTGATGAGCTACGGCCCCACCCGCAACAAGATCGACCCACTGGTCGGCACCCGGGTGCGCCGACTCCTGCACCTGGACCTGGTGCCGGGACTGACGCCGATGCTCCTCACCGAGTTCGACGTACCGCCGCACGTGGTGCCCACGACGGCATTCCTGAAGGTGATGGGCGAACTCACCGCGACCGTCCCCGAGCTGCCGATCCTGCCCGACAACGCGGCGCTCCTGCTGGGCCAGTACCTGTCCGCACTGAACATCCTCTCCCCCCAGGAGGAAGAGGACCTGCACGTGCGGATGATGCGGGGCGCGGTCGCCCGCGGCCACCGCGCGGTCGTCTTCAAGCCGCACCCCACCGCCCCGGCCCGCTACAGCCGGATCCTGGAGACCGAGGCCGAGAAACTGGGCGTCGACCTCACCGTCCTCGACACCCCCGTCCTGGCCGAGCTGCTGTTCGAAAGGGCCCGGCCCGGCCTGGTCGTCGGCTGCTTCTCCACCGCGCTCTTCACGGCGTCCTCCTTCTACGACCTCCCGGTCGCCCGCATCGGCACGGAGCCGCTGCTCGACCGGCTGGCGCCCTACCAGAACAGCAACCGTGTCCCGGCCGTGCTGGCCGACGCCGTCCTGCCGGACCTGGAGGAGCGGGCGGGCGAACAGGCCATCCCGGCCGACGAGCTGAACAGCCTGGTCACCGCGGTGGGCTTCAGCATGCAGCCGCAGATCTACCCGAGCCTGCGGCCGGTGGCGGAGCGGTATCTCGCGAAGCACTTCGTGCCGCGGACCCGGCGGTACTTCAAGCGGAAGCGGCTTACTTCGTTGGGGTTGCCCGGGGGCATTCCGCAGCGGTTGGCATTCCTGCCGCGCAACTCGACCGCGCGGCGGGTTGTGCGGAGGGCCAGGGCGATCCGCAAGGCCGTGCACCGCTAG
- a CDS encoding acyltransferase produces MTETVVSTSKPQPAVAAPVQERITPTPPAPAAKRRGGGRLRALDGLRLVAALMVAVYHYAGRGGEVTRAWGTSPKEQFPTLSSFATYGCLGVQVFFVISGFVICMSGWGRPLRSFFASRASRLMPAYWVAVILVTAVFALPMVVYEAVSPSDALVNLTLLQQPLGADRVLGVCWTLWVEIRFYALFALCVVLPGANRRRVIMFCASWTLAAAIAQAAHQPLLDLVLMPEYAPFFIGGIGLYLVHRDRQDAYAWGIVAVSFLIGQHYAVQSLWNASDPNAFAHRTTFGIVLVVAFGFVAVAAIALGWLNWANWRWLTVAGALTYPFYLVHEHLGWVVIRFLHRGLHLASAETFALTIASMLLLAWLLNRFVEEPLTPRLRAVLSRVR; encoded by the coding sequence GTGACCGAAACGGTCGTGAGCACATCGAAGCCGCAGCCCGCCGTGGCCGCACCCGTCCAGGAGCGCATCACCCCCACCCCGCCCGCACCCGCGGCCAAGCGCCGGGGAGGCGGCAGACTGCGGGCCCTGGACGGGCTGCGGCTGGTCGCCGCGCTGATGGTGGCGGTGTACCACTACGCCGGGCGCGGCGGTGAGGTCACCCGGGCCTGGGGCACATCACCGAAAGAGCAGTTCCCCACGCTGAGCTCGTTCGCCACCTACGGCTGCCTCGGCGTCCAGGTCTTCTTCGTGATCAGCGGGTTCGTGATCTGCATGAGCGGCTGGGGCCGGCCCCTGAGGTCGTTCTTCGCCTCCCGCGCCTCCCGGCTGATGCCGGCCTACTGGGTGGCGGTCATCCTCGTGACGGCGGTGTTCGCCCTGCCGATGGTCGTCTACGAGGCCGTGTCGCCGAGCGACGCGCTGGTGAACCTGACGCTGCTTCAGCAGCCGCTGGGCGCGGACCGGGTGCTGGGCGTCTGCTGGACGCTATGGGTGGAGATCCGGTTCTACGCGCTGTTCGCGCTGTGCGTCGTACTGCCCGGGGCGAACCGGCGGCGCGTCATCATGTTCTGCGCGAGCTGGACGCTGGCGGCCGCGATCGCGCAGGCGGCGCACCAGCCGCTGCTCGACCTCGTCCTGATGCCCGAGTACGCGCCGTTCTTCATCGGCGGCATCGGCCTCTACCTCGTCCACCGTGACCGGCAGGACGCCTACGCCTGGGGCATCGTGGCCGTCAGCTTCCTGATCGGGCAGCACTACGCGGTGCAGAGCCTGTGGAACGCGTCCGACCCGAACGCCTTCGCCCACCGCACCACGTTCGGCATCGTCCTCGTCGTCGCCTTCGGCTTCGTGGCGGTCGCGGCGATCGCGCTGGGCTGGCTGAACTGGGCGAACTGGCGCTGGCTGACCGTGGCCGGGGCGCTGACGTACCCGTTCTACCTGGTCCACGAGCACCTCGGCTGGGTGGTGATCCGCTTCCTGCACCGCGGCCTGCACCTGGCGTCGGCGGAGACGTTCGCCCTGACCATCGCCTCGATGCTACTGCTGGCCTGGCTGCTCAACCGGTTCGTCGAGGAGCCGCTGACGCCGCGGCTGCGGGCGGTGCTGTCCAGGGTGCGGTGA
- a CDS encoding ALF repeat-containing protein, giving the protein MNTTYWSRRRVLGALAATTAVAATSSLVLTPGAAAAVTAEPEDGDDGDPFSLPDTERAKVVKAWLLGGKAVRAAAETALIGSDTDVQTFLTVDLPKLTVEDSRVAIATALAGGGKGTRREAVEALDAGDTAIADFLSEGFKPAMLEDLRFATSTVMATGGKAVVRVGSAALDSGTQAALEDYLVKGQFTARLEDMRVEVSQLMVQAGPEVRKYASRALDGTASDVEWFLDTGQHIARARDQEAATIAELVAVVEREGKKADTMTKAAEEASARAVVAAAKAKEAAEKAAAEAQAAQNDVIKSGRAARKAAQAATGAADSARVAIRASHAAVQASRRAAYAATAASQAAATAGSAAAKAYKAAIAASKDASQASAAKNAAVAARNAAAKARSAATAADHAATASVQAASAGSAAASAARNASAAASASATAAAAAGAAQAEAAEAKRQAQIASTNATIATNAAGTAQALANTAAKAAATARDAANSAASHADKAATAADWAVANAGKAVEYAKKSTEFAGEATKAANTATEAVTKAIEVEKQAREAEWQRLDEDMRQAIEECRLLAQIEAKERAELTEKRTQEAQTDQATKDLISRAEAALKAGDTGLAATVGRKAAIALMNSHGTWSREAARFALCGTDADVHAWIDADRQLAQRQDDRETAFYLAQTLASPDVVDAATTALESDAPDAGTRFLTTGLFQAAVTDNRVAVSRILAAKPGKAVTKAANDALDAGTAEALHRFFSVTYEAALKEDDAVATSTLLATAGPYTKAHAQAALEGPAWMRRNFVASKQYKTAQLDYDSATHIAAIQGAIAAAAKIAHRAQEDAADAQEAAAKARNAAAEATQWAQKAQNSADQADISAKQADANADAAEQSARDAQASADRAKAAAATARTAARSANHSANRAVDAARSAVASANSAQASAASARASAIQAGQDARTAAAAASQAHQIATAKRQAEIAAAARQAAQDARAARESGTNPADTAENDTVKGGLPWWKEDARWAANVSNWISIGTGFASAVFALSAPLFGPFAPVVGSFAAGLAVTSIAYSGLTAVFTGIGYGWTSGEFVASLNSAALSLFTFGQAPWLRMVYPAASRITRFANDLVSPVTSTLGELFDW; this is encoded by the coding sequence GTGAACACCACCTACTGGAGCAGACGGCGCGTTCTCGGCGCCTTAGCCGCCACCACCGCCGTCGCCGCCACTTCGAGCCTCGTCCTCACTCCCGGGGCCGCCGCAGCTGTGACCGCCGAGCCGGAGGACGGCGACGACGGCGACCCGTTCAGCCTGCCGGACACCGAACGGGCGAAGGTCGTCAAGGCGTGGCTGCTGGGCGGCAAGGCCGTCCGCGCCGCCGCGGAAACCGCGCTCATCGGCTCCGACACCGACGTGCAGACCTTCCTGACGGTCGATCTGCCCAAGCTCACGGTGGAGGACAGCCGCGTCGCCATCGCCACCGCCCTCGCCGGCGGCGGGAAGGGCACCCGGCGTGAGGCCGTCGAGGCCCTCGACGCCGGCGACACCGCCATCGCCGACTTCCTGAGCGAGGGCTTCAAGCCCGCCATGCTGGAGGACCTGCGCTTCGCGACGTCGACCGTGATGGCCACCGGCGGCAAGGCGGTAGTACGCGTTGGTAGCGCAGCCCTGGACTCGGGCACCCAGGCAGCCCTGGAGGACTACCTCGTCAAGGGCCAGTTCACCGCGCGCCTGGAGGACATGCGCGTCGAAGTCTCCCAGCTCATGGTGCAGGCGGGCCCGGAGGTGCGGAAGTACGCCTCCCGGGCCTTGGACGGCACCGCGTCCGACGTGGAGTGGTTCCTCGACACCGGTCAGCACATCGCCCGCGCCCGCGACCAGGAGGCCGCGACGATCGCGGAGCTCGTCGCGGTCGTCGAACGCGAGGGCAAGAAGGCCGACACGATGACGAAGGCGGCCGAGGAGGCCTCGGCCCGTGCCGTGGTGGCCGCCGCGAAGGCCAAGGAGGCGGCGGAGAAGGCCGCAGCCGAGGCCCAGGCGGCACAGAACGACGTGATCAAGTCCGGCAGGGCGGCCCGCAAGGCGGCCCAGGCCGCGACCGGCGCGGCCGACTCGGCCCGGGTGGCCATCCGCGCCTCGCACGCCGCCGTCCAGGCCTCCCGCCGCGCCGCCTACGCCGCCACCGCCGCGAGCCAGGCCGCGGCCACCGCCGGCTCCGCCGCCGCCAAGGCATACAAGGCCGCCATTGCCGCGTCCAAGGACGCCTCCCAGGCATCGGCCGCCAAGAACGCCGCCGTCGCCGCCCGCAACGCCGCGGCTAAGGCCCGCAGCGCGGCGACGGCCGCCGACCACGCCGCAACCGCTTCGGTCCAGGCCGCGAGCGCCGGGTCCGCCGCCGCCTCGGCCGCCCGCAACGCCTCCGCCGCGGCGAGCGCCTCCGCCACGGCCGCCGCAGCCGCCGGTGCGGCGCAGGCCGAGGCCGCCGAGGCCAAGCGGCAGGCGCAGATCGCGAGCACCAACGCCACGATCGCCACCAACGCTGCCGGCACGGCCCAGGCGCTGGCGAACACGGCCGCGAAGGCCGCCGCCACCGCACGCGACGCCGCGAACAGTGCGGCGAGCCACGCCGACAAAGCCGCCACGGCGGCTGACTGGGCTGTCGCGAACGCGGGCAAGGCCGTGGAGTACGCGAAGAAGTCGACCGAGTTCGCAGGCGAGGCCACCAAGGCCGCGAACACCGCCACCGAGGCCGTCACCAAGGCGATCGAGGTGGAGAAGCAGGCCCGGGAGGCCGAGTGGCAGCGCCTGGACGAGGACATGCGGCAGGCGATCGAGGAGTGCCGCCTGCTCGCGCAGATCGAGGCGAAGGAGAGGGCGGAGCTCACCGAGAAGCGCACACAGGAAGCGCAGACCGACCAGGCCACGAAGGACCTCATCTCCCGAGCCGAGGCGGCACTGAAGGCGGGCGACACGGGCCTGGCCGCGACGGTCGGGCGCAAGGCGGCCATCGCCCTGATGAACTCCCACGGCACCTGGTCGCGCGAGGCCGCACGGTTCGCCCTGTGCGGTACGGACGCCGACGTCCACGCCTGGATCGACGCAGACCGTCAGCTCGCCCAGCGGCAGGATGACCGGGAGACCGCCTTCTACCTGGCCCAGACCCTCGCCAGCCCGGATGTCGTCGACGCGGCGACCACGGCGCTGGAAAGCGACGCCCCGGACGCCGGCACGCGGTTCCTCACCACCGGTCTGTTCCAGGCCGCCGTGACGGACAACCGCGTCGCGGTCTCCCGCATCCTGGCCGCCAAGCCCGGCAAAGCGGTCACGAAGGCGGCCAACGACGCGCTGGACGCGGGAACCGCCGAGGCGCTGCACAGGTTCTTCAGCGTCACTTACGAGGCGGCGCTGAAGGAGGACGACGCGGTCGCCACCTCCACCCTCCTCGCCACCGCGGGCCCGTACACGAAGGCACACGCGCAGGCCGCGCTGGAAGGACCGGCGTGGATGCGCCGTAACTTCGTCGCCTCAAAGCAGTACAAGACCGCGCAGCTTGACTACGACTCCGCCACCCACATCGCCGCCATTCAAGGCGCGATCGCCGCCGCCGCGAAGATCGCGCACAGGGCGCAGGAGGACGCCGCCGATGCGCAGGAGGCAGCGGCGAAGGCGCGCAACGCCGCCGCGGAAGCGACGCAGTGGGCTCAGAAGGCGCAGAACTCGGCCGACCAGGCCGACATCTCCGCGAAGCAGGCCGACGCGAACGCGGACGCCGCCGAGCAGTCGGCCAGGGACGCACAGGCCTCCGCCGACCGGGCAAAGGCGGCGGCCGCCACCGCCCGCACGGCCGCACGCTCGGCGAACCACTCCGCCAACCGTGCCGTGGACGCCGCCCGCAGCGCCGTCGCTTCCGCCAACTCGGCCCAGGCATCAGCCGCTTCTGCTCGCGCCTCCGCGATCCAGGCGGGCCAGGACGCGCGGACGGCAGCCGCCGCCGCGAGCCAGGCCCACCAGATCGCCACGGCAAAGCGGCAGGCGGAGATCGCGGCGGCGGCCCGGCAAGCGGCACAAGATGCCCGCGCGGCCCGGGAGTCCGGCACGAACCCGGCCGACACGGCCGAGAACGACACCGTCAAGGGCGGCCTTCCCTGGTGGAAGGAGGACGCGCGGTGGGCGGCCAATGTCTCCAACTGGATCAGCATCGGCACCGGGTTCGCCTCCGCCGTCTTCGCCCTGAGCGCCCCGCTGTTCGGGCCCTTCGCGCCGGTCGTGGGGTCGTTCGCCGCGGGTCTGGCGGTCACCTCCATCGCTTACTCCGGGCTCACTGCGGTATTCACCGGGATCGGCTACGGATGGACGAGCGGCGAATTCGTGGCGTCCCTCAACAGCGCCGCGCTCAGCCTGTTCACCTTCGGCCAGGCCCCGTGGCTGCGGATGGTCTATCCGGCGGCCTCGCGGATCACGCGGTTCGCCAACGACCTCGTGTCACCTGTCACCAGTACGCTCGGTGAGTTGTTCGATTGGTGA
- a CDS encoding glycosyltransferase family 2 protein — translation MPKLSVIVPFYNVQQYAPDTLRSLRMNARRDFEFVLVDDKSKDETPAILERAAEELSDVAQVRYVRHEVNGGLATARNTGLDAARGEYLTFLDGDDWLAPGYLSELVSAIEELGCDFVRTDHVQATARARSVHRVPVGRRYEVMNPREAILPADRSTSVDYAFAWAGAYHRRLLDKGLLHFTDGLRTAEDRPWIWKLHREAESFAVVSLLGVFYRRGVASSLTQIGDVRQLDFIRAFDQVIEETAADPDAGRLLPKAVRTYCAIIAHHLSDESKWEPAVAKQLRAMSAAAIKRMPQDALGDVLETMDMRRSSKLRRLRRRATTAKAAA, via the coding sequence GTGCCAAAGCTTTCCGTGATCGTGCCGTTCTACAACGTGCAGCAATACGCCCCGGACACCCTCAGAAGCCTTCGAATGAACGCCCGGCGCGACTTCGAGTTCGTGCTGGTGGACGACAAATCCAAGGACGAAACCCCGGCGATTCTCGAACGAGCGGCCGAGGAACTTTCGGATGTCGCCCAGGTCCGTTATGTCCGCCACGAGGTGAACGGAGGGCTCGCCACCGCCCGCAACACCGGCCTCGACGCCGCGCGGGGCGAGTACCTGACGTTCCTGGACGGCGACGACTGGCTGGCCCCCGGCTACCTCTCCGAACTGGTGTCCGCCATCGAGGAGCTGGGCTGCGACTTCGTCCGCACCGACCATGTGCAGGCCACCGCCCGCGCGCGTTCCGTGCACCGGGTCCCGGTCGGACGGCGTTACGAGGTGATGAACCCGCGCGAGGCGATCCTGCCCGCCGACCGCTCGACCTCCGTCGACTACGCGTTCGCCTGGGCCGGCGCCTACCACCGCCGCCTGCTCGACAAGGGCCTGCTGCACTTCACCGACGGGCTGCGCACGGCCGAGGACCGGCCGTGGATCTGGAAGCTGCACCGCGAGGCGGAGTCGTTCGCCGTGGTGAGCCTGCTCGGCGTGTTCTACCGGCGCGGGGTCGCCTCCTCCCTGACGCAGATCGGCGACGTCCGCCAGCTCGACTTCATCCGTGCCTTCGACCAGGTGATCGAGGAGACGGCCGCGGACCCGGACGCCGGCCGGCTGCTGCCGAAGGCGGTGCGCACCTACTGCGCGATCATCGCCCACCATCTCTCCGACGAGTCCAAGTGGGAACCGGCCGTGGCCAAGCAGCTGCGGGCGATGAGCGCGGCGGCGATAAAGCGCATGCCGCAGGACGCGCTCGGTGACGTGCTCGAGACCATGGACATGCGCCGCTCCTCCAAGCTTCGGCGACTGCGGCGCCGGGCCACCACAGCGAAGGCGGCCGCCTGA
- a CDS encoding DUF6716 putative glycosyltransferase → MPPSKTKPPRIAVLADSDTRWKWGALTADRIAPGPSMEAATREDAQVRPALSGFLLRGRATPTPRQLQEVGVRADSLREVTAVEFLRAMAEEEYDLVVLALVGGGVQAMLHGLKRVWEGREKRPVVVTGYVGVVYEKLADGLLLRHGADLVLANSRQDAERFRAVYEGVGADATSVTEVALPFLGGAAYTGEHDPSAKQERRPYTVVFAAQPSVPVSRKDRTYLLERLVRHARLHPEREVLLKLRSRPGEHTTHIEELPYQKLAQRLDVPSNFRLVYGNMGEVLDRTDLLVTISSTAALESLHRRVPTVVLTDLGVREVLGNHHFVGSGCLASWDQLDAGHRPSPDEEWVARQGVAADGSYATAFDAARERIAKLLAQPAGLPPLIPYYTPATAPGYLPGILARHHLGPDGSPLPGAPAADKDPGPVRQIVRRAARGAYRHGVQRVAPVIRRMGEL, encoded by the coding sequence GTGCCACCAAGCAAAACGAAGCCCCCGCGAATCGCCGTCCTCGCGGACTCGGACACCCGCTGGAAATGGGGTGCGCTGACCGCGGACCGCATCGCTCCGGGCCCGTCCATGGAAGCCGCAACGCGCGAGGACGCGCAAGTCCGCCCCGCGTTGAGCGGATTCCTGCTGCGCGGCCGGGCCACGCCCACTCCGCGCCAGCTTCAAGAGGTGGGGGTGCGCGCCGATTCCCTGCGGGAGGTCACGGCCGTCGAATTCCTGCGCGCCATGGCCGAGGAGGAGTACGACCTCGTCGTCCTCGCCCTCGTCGGCGGCGGCGTCCAGGCGATGCTGCACGGCCTCAAGCGTGTGTGGGAGGGCCGCGAGAAGCGTCCCGTCGTCGTCACCGGCTACGTCGGCGTCGTCTACGAGAAGCTCGCCGACGGCCTGCTCCTGCGGCACGGCGCCGACCTCGTCCTCGCCAACTCCCGCCAGGACGCGGAGCGTTTCCGCGCGGTGTACGAAGGAGTGGGCGCCGACGCCACGTCGGTGACCGAGGTGGCACTGCCGTTCCTGGGAGGCGCCGCCTACACCGGTGAGCACGACCCCTCTGCGAAGCAAGAGCGAAGGCCCTACACCGTGGTCTTCGCCGCGCAGCCGTCCGTTCCGGTCAGCCGCAAGGACCGTACGTATCTGCTGGAGCGGCTCGTTCGGCACGCGCGGCTGCACCCCGAGCGCGAGGTGCTGCTCAAGCTGCGCTCCAGGCCGGGCGAACACACCACGCACATCGAGGAGTTGCCCTACCAGAAGCTGGCGCAGCGGCTGGACGTCCCGTCCAACTTCCGCCTGGTCTACGGCAACATGGGCGAGGTCCTCGACCGGACCGACCTGCTGGTGACCATCAGCTCCACGGCCGCCCTCGAGTCCCTGCACCGCCGTGTCCCCACCGTCGTCCTCACCGACCTCGGCGTCCGTGAGGTGCTCGGCAACCACCACTTCGTCGGCTCCGGGTGCCTCGCCTCCTGGGACCAGCTCGACGCCGGACACCGGCCGTCGCCCGACGAGGAGTGGGTGGCCCGGCAGGGCGTCGCCGCGGACGGCTCCTACGCCACCGCCTTCGACGCGGCCCGCGAGCGCATCGCCAAGCTGCTCGCCCAGCCCGCCGGCCTGCCGCCCCTCATCCCGTACTACACACCCGCGACCGCCCCCGGCTACCTGCCCGGCATCCTCGCCCGCCACCACCTCGGCCCGGACGGCAGCCCGCTGCCCGGTGCGCCCGCGGCCGACAAGGACCCCGGCCCGGTCCGGCAGATCGTGCGCCGGGCGGCGCGCGGCGCCTACCGGCACGGGGTGCAGCGGGTCGCGCCCGTCATCCGGCGGATGGGCGAGCTGTGA
- a CDS encoding glycosyltransferase family 4 protein, translating to MRIAVFVENRNGVGLAAEVMRAPGAEAHSFHLVTADRDGAVAGWIEEEAAARFDDLAVRNLFMVDEALSDAEFLEELGYRICAFAEQEHIDRLVFFNDQSQRGRRVAGALGRTVPLILLQDGHLDFRFKKTDAGLHDQNWYYGSSSPAAVCVWGPATAHHLMFRSADANPPVHITGALGHSDDPALLRAARSTTHRHAKDAGEPLRIVVLDQPLSDQRKLSRGAHREQLKDLCAALAEFGEVEIKPHPSTLDGHLKWLQTLPDVTILNEKALLGVDALDGYDLAVTFFSTTYLQTLRAGTPLILFSPPQLNIVFPTMNHPLLRNVGTVGELVDVVADLQRSGKFAANVHGEPVEHFITFHDDVAARVLRLVEQATVPAEPPAPPRWGSADDAHGSLSRAERALRTVRQRMDRPRSLAVLGLGFSYVTGVAIPVLTYTQALLAQSPVDVRYFDLGAYSRAEDVMADLESAEVVLVNSLAPFWRSPLANELVQALQDMGKSVVLYAHETEYVMNFEGGQHTLRHQEMLTLLPKLKVLCVSTGQADMFRQLGVSDPVVVYNTVPRDTHRARARRTPGERPRIVMVGSMQDRKGLDLFSRVAEMAYVQGLPWRFAWIGHKTWRIGSSTLLSDRVEWMGALSRDRVREELAASDVFFLSSVDDPMPLSVVEAVQQRLRTVTYHGVGSREVLEGVPGYRSFTEYTPEAALDALRRVLDEEISETEYQDVEELFDIPAFAARMTTALGLPVLGETARPSAGDNLATTEEAEEGLLDADGSGSAATRRFAAVLSRHGKYLTKDFDRHFAAGKHDDALRVGTEILRRRQPVDVIIGMAEIRARRGDIGEACRLLSAAAIAGGDRARVWTEVARVAALLGTRGRSIRQLARKEAVRIQLGNRSARLLKSE from the coding sequence ATGCGCATCGCTGTCTTTGTCGAGAACCGCAACGGCGTCGGCCTAGCCGCTGAGGTCATGCGGGCGCCCGGGGCCGAGGCCCATTCCTTCCACCTGGTCACGGCCGACCGGGACGGAGCGGTCGCCGGGTGGATCGAGGAGGAGGCCGCGGCCCGGTTCGACGACCTCGCGGTGCGCAACCTCTTCATGGTGGACGAGGCGCTCAGTGACGCCGAGTTCCTGGAGGAACTCGGCTATCGAATATGTGCCTTCGCCGAGCAGGAGCACATCGACCGGCTGGTGTTCTTCAACGACCAGTCACAGCGCGGCCGCCGGGTGGCGGGGGCGCTGGGCCGCACGGTGCCGCTGATCCTCCTGCAGGACGGGCACCTGGACTTCCGCTTCAAGAAGACCGACGCCGGGCTGCACGACCAGAACTGGTACTACGGCTCCTCCTCCCCGGCCGCCGTCTGCGTCTGGGGTCCGGCCACCGCCCACCATCTGATGTTCCGCTCCGCGGACGCCAACCCTCCCGTCCACATCACCGGCGCACTCGGGCACAGCGACGACCCGGCCCTCCTGCGCGCGGCCCGCTCCACCACCCACCGGCACGCGAAGGACGCCGGTGAACCGCTGCGCATCGTGGTCCTCGACCAGCCGCTGAGCGACCAGCGCAAACTCTCCCGCGGGGCCCACCGGGAACAGCTCAAGGACCTGTGCGCGGCCCTCGCCGAGTTCGGCGAGGTCGAGATCAAGCCGCACCCGTCCACGCTCGACGGCCATCTCAAGTGGCTCCAGACCCTGCCCGACGTGACGATCCTCAACGAAAAGGCGCTGCTGGGCGTCGATGCGCTCGACGGATACGACCTCGCGGTCACCTTCTTCTCCACGACCTACCTGCAGACGCTGCGAGCGGGCACGCCGCTGATCCTCTTCAGCCCGCCCCAGCTCAACATCGTCTTCCCCACGATGAACCACCCCCTGCTGCGCAACGTCGGCACCGTCGGAGAACTCGTCGACGTCGTCGCCGACCTGCAGCGCTCGGGCAAGTTCGCGGCCAACGTGCACGGCGAACCCGTCGAACACTTCATCACCTTCCACGACGACGTGGCCGCTCGCGTCCTGCGTCTCGTCGAGCAGGCCACCGTGCCCGCGGAGCCGCCGGCGCCCCCGCGGTGGGGGTCGGCCGACGACGCCCACGGAAGCCTGTCGCGGGCCGAGAGAGCGCTGCGTACCGTGCGGCAACGGATGGACCGGCCACGCTCGCTGGCCGTGCTCGGCCTCGGTTTCTCCTACGTCACCGGCGTGGCCATCCCCGTCCTCACCTACACCCAGGCCCTGCTCGCGCAGAGCCCGGTCGATGTCCGCTACTTCGACCTCGGCGCCTACTCCCGCGCCGAGGACGTCATGGCGGACCTGGAGAGCGCCGAAGTGGTCTTGGTCAACAGCCTGGCGCCGTTCTGGCGTTCACCGCTGGCCAACGAACTGGTCCAGGCCCTGCAGGACATGGGGAAGTCCGTGGTGCTGTACGCCCACGAGACCGAGTACGTCATGAACTTCGAGGGCGGGCAACACACGCTGCGGCACCAGGAGATGCTCACCCTGCTGCCGAAGCTGAAAGTCCTGTGCGTCTCCACTGGCCAGGCCGACATGTTCCGCCAGCTAGGTGTGAGCGACCCGGTCGTGGTCTACAACACGGTCCCGCGCGACACCCACCGTGCCCGGGCGCGGCGCACTCCGGGCGAGCGGCCGCGGATCGTGATGGTCGGCTCCATGCAGGACCGCAAGGGCCTCGACCTGTTCTCCCGGGTCGCGGAAATGGCGTATGTGCAGGGTCTGCCCTGGCGTTTCGCGTGGATCGGCCACAAGACCTGGCGCATAGGTTCCTCGACGCTGCTGTCGGACCGCGTCGAGTGGATGGGAGCGCTCTCGCGCGACCGTGTGCGAGAGGAACTGGCCGCCTCGGACGTCTTCTTCCTGTCCAGCGTCGACGACCCGATGCCGCTGTCGGTGGTCGAGGCGGTGCAGCAGCGGCTGCGCACCGTCACCTACCACGGGGTCGGCTCCCGGGAGGTGCTGGAGGGCGTGCCCGGGTACCGCTCCTTCACCGAGTACACGCCCGAGGCCGCGCTCGACGCGCTGCGCCGTGTACTGGACGAGGAGATCTCTGAGACCGAGTACCAGGACGTCGAGGAGCTGTTCGACATCCCCGCCTTCGCCGCCCGGATGACGACGGCGCTCGGACTGCCCGTGCTCGGCGAGACCGCGCGGCCCTCGGCCGGTGACAACCTCGCCACGACCGAGGAGGCGGAGGAGGGCCTGCTCGACGCCGACGGCTCCGGATCCGCGGCCACGCGAAGGTTCGCCGCGGTGCTCTCCCGGCACGGCAAGTACCTCACCAAGGACTTCGACCGCCACTTCGCGGCGGGCAAGCACGACGACGCCCTGCGGGTGGGCACCGAGATACTGCGCCGAAGACAGCCGGTGGACGTCATTATCGGCATGGCCGAGATCCGGGCGCGGCGCGGCGATATCGGGGAGGCCTGCCGGCTGCTTTCCGCGGCCGCTATCGCGGGTGGCGACCGTGCGCGGGTGTGGACGGAGGTCGCGCGGGTCGCGGCGCTGCTCGGCACGCGGGGCCGGTCCATCCGGCAGCTGGCACGCAAGGAGGCGGTCCGCATTCAGCTCGGGAATCGCTCGGCGCGGCTTCTGAAGTCCGAGTGA